The following coding sequences lie in one Saccharopolyspora hordei genomic window:
- a CDS encoding glycosyltransferase, which translates to MPAVVSGALLPGAALTHVPPLCLALGVALTSATPSGWTHRFGALTGAGAATLTASAVLITLAARRFARDRVVLVASGLRTALAACATALASAGENDWFLHSQYGVPWGEQPVRPLDSPAWWLVAVVVLPAVSVLRGRSDGDRPTRLLLQMPALAGVGVVGVTVALVVGPFVVAPARRGATLTGGCDIADHVVATPSLPGGALRAGGPAVGRSASSPGCGGRRPERGADSVARRRDDPRVLRTGTPVRGQLPDVGQPVRRSRRSCSTVGLARGVTMADTMRQQVRVPVPQQRPHRRDPGGPRLVSYVLPVFNEVDGIRHFHEELTRTTDTRPEFDYEFVYVNDGSDDGSLDVLRDIAKNDPRVRVVDFARNYGHQIAITAGLDHAQGDAVIVMDTDLQDPPRVSLELIDAWVAGAEIVSARRRTRRDTPFKRATAAGYYRLLRRCAEVDIPVDTGDFRLLDRRAAEELRKFRERSRFIRGMVASMGFEQREVLFDRDERVAGETKYPMRKMLRLAADGVTGFSTVPLKMITRMGFITLGLALLGIIYAVTLRLFFPAITVSGWTMLMVAMLFLGGMQMLSLGVIGSYVGRIYSEVQQRPLYIVRDVIRHDAD; encoded by the coding sequence GTGCCCGCCGTGGTGAGCGGAGCGCTGCTGCCCGGCGCGGCCCTGACGCACGTGCCACCGCTGTGCCTGGCGCTGGGCGTCGCGCTGACGAGCGCGACACCCTCCGGGTGGACGCACCGCTTCGGCGCGCTGACCGGGGCCGGAGCCGCTACGCTGACCGCGAGTGCGGTCCTGATCACACTCGCCGCCCGGCGGTTCGCCCGCGACCGGGTGGTGCTGGTGGCGAGCGGGCTGCGCACCGCGCTCGCCGCGTGCGCCACGGCGCTGGCGTCCGCCGGCGAGAACGACTGGTTCCTGCACTCGCAGTACGGAGTGCCTTGGGGAGAGCAGCCGGTGCGGCCGCTGGACAGCCCGGCGTGGTGGCTGGTCGCGGTGGTCGTGCTGCCGGCGGTGTCCGTCCTCCGTGGACGCTCCGACGGCGATCGGCCGACGCGGCTGCTCCTCCAGATGCCCGCGCTCGCCGGCGTGGGCGTGGTGGGGGTGACGGTGGCGCTGGTGGTCGGTCCGTTCGTCGTCGCGCCCGCCCGGCGCGGGGCCACCCTCACCGGCGGCTGCGACATCGCCGACCACGTCGTGGCCACCCCGAGCCTCCCCGGTGGTGCGCTCCGCGCCGGCGGTCCCGCCGTGGGCCGCTCGGCGTCGTCGCCGGGGTGTGGAGGTCGGCGACCGGAGAGAGGTGCCGACTCGGTTGCTCGGCGGCGAGACGACCCCCGAGTACTCCGAACGGGGACACCTGTTCGAGGTCAATTACCCGATGTCGGGCAACCAGTACGACGTTCGAGGCGTTCCTGTTCCACGGTGGGGTTGGCGAGGGGAGTGACCATGGCCGACACGATGCGCCAGCAGGTCCGGGTTCCGGTGCCGCAACAGCGACCGCACCGCCGCGACCCGGGCGGTCCCCGGCTGGTCTCCTACGTGCTCCCGGTGTTCAACGAGGTCGACGGCATCCGCCACTTCCACGAGGAGCTGACCCGGACCACCGACACCCGGCCCGAGTTCGACTACGAGTTCGTCTACGTCAACGACGGGTCGGACGACGGGTCGCTCGACGTCCTGCGGGACATCGCCAAGAACGACCCGCGGGTGCGGGTGGTGGACTTCGCGCGCAACTACGGCCACCAGATCGCCATCACCGCCGGGCTGGACCACGCGCAGGGCGACGCGGTGATCGTGATGGACACCGACCTGCAGGACCCGCCGCGCGTCAGCCTCGAACTCATCGACGCCTGGGTGGCGGGCGCGGAGATCGTCTCCGCCCGCCGCCGCACCCGCCGCGACACCCCGTTCAAGCGCGCCACGGCCGCGGGGTACTACCGGCTGCTGCGGCGCTGCGCCGAGGTCGACATCCCGGTGGACACCGGCGACTTCCGGCTGCTCGACCGCCGGGCCGCCGAGGAGCTGCGCAAGTTCCGGGAGCGCAGCCGGTTCATCCGCGGCATGGTCGCCTCGATGGGCTTCGAGCAGCGGGAGGTGCTGTTCGACCGGGACGAGCGGGTCGCGGGCGAGACCAAGTACCCGATGCGGAAGATGCTGCGGCTGGCCGCCGACGGCGTCACCGGGTTCTCCACCGTCCCGCTCAAGATGATCACCCGGATGGGGTTCATCACCCTGGGACTGGCGCTGCTCGGCATCATCTACGCGGTGACGCTCCGGTTGTTCTTCCCCGCCATCACGGTCTCCGGCTGGACCATGCTCATGGTCGCGATGCTGTTCCTCGGTGGGATGCAGATGCTGTCCCTCGGCGTGATCGGCAGCTACGTCGGGCGCATCTACAGCGAGGTGCAACAACGTCCGCTGTACATCGTGCGGGACGTGATCCGGCATGACGCCGACTGA
- a CDS encoding NAD(P)/FAD-dependent oxidoreductase has protein sequence MRVGIVGAGATGLTAAYDAVKAGHDVTVLEASAEPGGLAASIEVGGTPLERFYHHSFRTDRAMIELVEELGLGHLLWFHRPTTGVYFDGQLHDFSTPQEMLRFPGFSLLDKLRFGASSAALKVVRDGQRFTEVRALDWMRRWAGRRVTESIWEPLLVGKFGSHAEQVSMAWLWARIHYRTFELGYVHGGFDQVYRALLDAVTERGGKVEFGKPMATVRQPGATVLIGAKDGSSYEFDQVIVTVPQPVFARAAGIPTDDVLWRNQYLGATCFVLECDRSLIPYYWLNINDTAFPFLAVVEHTNMVDRAEYGGRHIVYVGNYVPRSDWRFTTEPAELLERYLPWLRKLNPDFDRSWILDWHFSKAGYAQPIVTPEYRASIPSHRTTMPGVTLATMSQIYPQDRGQSYAIAMAHEVTDRLGLSDRRA, from the coding sequence ATGAGAGTGGGCATCGTCGGCGCGGGGGCGACCGGGCTGACCGCGGCCTACGACGCGGTCAAGGCGGGGCACGACGTGACGGTGCTGGAGGCCTCCGCGGAACCGGGCGGCCTGGCCGCCTCGATCGAGGTCGGCGGCACCCCGCTGGAGCGCTTCTACCACCACAGCTTCCGCACCGACCGCGCGATGATCGAGCTGGTCGAAGAGCTGGGGCTCGGTCACCTGCTGTGGTTCCACCGCCCCACCACCGGGGTGTACTTCGACGGGCAGCTGCACGACTTCAGCACCCCGCAGGAGATGCTGCGGTTCCCCGGCTTCTCGCTGCTGGACAAGCTCCGCTTCGGCGCGTCGTCCGCGGCGCTCAAGGTGGTGCGCGACGGGCAGCGGTTCACCGAGGTGCGGGCGCTGGACTGGATGCGCCGCTGGGCGGGCCGGCGCGTCACCGAGTCCATCTGGGAACCGCTGCTGGTGGGCAAGTTCGGCAGCCACGCCGAGCAGGTCTCGATGGCCTGGCTGTGGGCCCGGATCCACTACCGCACCTTCGAGCTCGGTTACGTGCACGGCGGTTTCGACCAGGTCTACCGCGCGCTGCTGGACGCGGTGACCGAGCGCGGCGGCAAGGTCGAGTTCGGCAAGCCGATGGCCACCGTCCGCCAGCCCGGCGCCACCGTGCTGATCGGCGCGAAGGACGGCAGCAGCTACGAGTTCGACCAGGTCATCGTCACCGTGCCGCAGCCGGTGTTCGCCCGGGCCGCCGGGATCCCGACCGACGACGTGCTGTGGCGCAACCAGTACCTGGGCGCGACGTGCTTCGTGCTGGAGTGCGACCGCAGCCTGATCCCCTACTACTGGCTCAACATCAACGACACCGCCTTCCCGTTCCTGGCGGTGGTGGAGCACACGAACATGGTCGACCGCGCCGAGTACGGCGGGCGGCACATCGTCTACGTGGGCAACTACGTGCCGCGCAGCGACTGGCGCTTCACCACCGAGCCCGCCGAGCTGCTGGAGCGCTACCTCCCGTGGCTGCGCAAGCTGAACCCGGACTTCGACCGCTCCTGGATCCTGGACTGGCACTTCTCCAAGGCCGGCTACGCCCAGCCGATCGTGACGCCGGAGTACCGCGCCTCGATCCCCAGCCACCGCACCACGATGCCGGGCGTGACGCTGGCGACGATGTCGCAGATCTACCCGCAGGACCGCGGCCAGTCCTACGCGATCGCGATGGCCCACGAGGTGACCGACCGCCTCGGCCTCAGCGACCGGCGGGCGTAG
- a CDS encoding GtrA family protein has translation MTPTEQLARRRPLVSRTLLRYAVIGASGVLLDYLLFLLLFNVAGLHEQLANAISTTAGITNNFLLNAWFNFRKRDRLLVRFLRFYAVGLTGIALTFLLLGVFSGWLGVDPNLVKAGSLPAVLLLQYTVNKKWSFG, from the coding sequence ATGACGCCGACTGAGCAGCTGGCGCGGCGCCGGCCGCTGGTGAGCCGGACGCTGCTGCGCTACGCGGTGATCGGCGCCAGCGGCGTGCTGCTGGACTACCTGCTCTTCCTGCTGCTGTTCAACGTGGCCGGGCTGCACGAGCAGCTGGCCAACGCGATCAGCACCACGGCCGGGATCACGAACAACTTCCTGCTCAACGCGTGGTTCAACTTCCGCAAGCGGGACCGGCTCCTGGTGCGGTTCCTGCGGTTCTACGCGGTCGGGCTGACCGGCATCGCGCTGACGTTCCTGCTGCTCGGCGTGTTCTCCGGCTGGCTCGGCGTCGACCCGAACCTGGTCAAGGCCGGCTCGCTGCCGGCCGTGCTGCTGCTGCAGTACACCGTCAACAAGAAGTGGAGCTTCGGATGA